The following proteins are co-located in the Pseudarthrobacter siccitolerans genome:
- a CDS encoding DMT family transporter gives MSGPGWGAVFVLAASVLWGTTGTAATLAPAVSPLAIGAVAMGVGGLLQALYAAGPIRRQWRRLLEQWPLVSLGALAVAVYPLAFYTSMHLAGVAVGTVVSIGSAPVAAAVIERFADRKPLTRRWLAGALLGVGGAVLLSVAGQRPDAGDAGSPAIDGAGSAAGLGLALGSWTAPAGILLGLVAGTTYALYSWAAHRLIGSGVSSRATMGAVFGAGGVLLMPVLFLTGRPLAESWTNFGVGAYMALVPMFAGYVLFGWGLARIRASTATGLSLVETVVAAVLAVLVVGERLPAAGWIGAAAVLAGLVFLLPRASGQGEPAGGEGLPRLSLPATSIERALAQHEAGAEGHQQEPGNAGPDDVAADAGNEDYEAQQARG, from the coding sequence CTGTCCGGGCCGGGCTGGGGTGCGGTTTTTGTGCTGGCCGCATCGGTCCTGTGGGGTACCACCGGAACGGCTGCCACGCTGGCGCCGGCAGTCAGCCCCCTTGCCATCGGTGCTGTGGCGATGGGAGTGGGCGGCCTGCTGCAGGCCCTGTACGCGGCAGGGCCGATCCGCAGGCAATGGCGGCGGCTTTTGGAGCAATGGCCGCTGGTGTCATTGGGGGCATTGGCCGTCGCGGTTTATCCCTTGGCCTTTTACACCTCGATGCATCTTGCCGGCGTCGCCGTGGGAACAGTGGTTTCCATTGGCTCAGCCCCTGTGGCCGCAGCGGTCATCGAGCGCTTTGCCGACCGGAAGCCGCTCACCCGCCGCTGGCTGGCAGGGGCGCTGCTCGGCGTCGGCGGCGCCGTGCTGCTGTCCGTTGCCGGGCAACGGCCCGATGCCGGTGATGCCGGCAGTCCCGCTATCGATGGCGCCGGCAGCGCCGCCGGGCTGGGCCTGGCCCTGGGGTCATGGACTGCGCCAGCGGGGATACTGCTGGGGCTGGTTGCGGGCACCACGTATGCCCTCTACTCCTGGGCTGCCCATCGACTGATTGGGAGCGGTGTGTCCTCCCGCGCCACCATGGGGGCAGTTTTCGGGGCGGGTGGGGTGCTGCTGATGCCCGTTCTCTTCCTTACCGGCCGGCCGCTCGCCGAGTCCTGGACGAATTTCGGCGTCGGGGCCTACATGGCCCTCGTCCCAATGTTTGCCGGATACGTCCTGTTCGGGTGGGGCCTGGCCCGGATCCGCGCGAGCACCGCCACCGGCCTTTCGCTGGTGGAAACGGTGGTGGCGGCGGTGCTGGCGGTCCTGGTGGTGGGGGAGCGCCTTCCGGCAGCGGGCTGGATCGGAGCGGCAGCCGTCCTGGCCGGGCTGGTTTTCCTGCTTCCACGTGCTTCAGGGCAGGGGGAGCCGGCAGGCGGCGAAGGACTACCCCGTCTGTCCTTGCCCGCCACGTCGATTGAGCGTGCGCTTGCCCAGCACGAGGCAGGTGCCGAGGGCCATCAGCAGGAACCCGGTAATGCCGGCCCCGATGATGTGGCTGCTGACGCCGGTAATGAAGACTACGAGGCCCAGCAGGCCCGCGGCTGA
- a CDS encoding GAF and ANTAR domain-containing protein: MDTPSSDEQFVKLHDMIIGSANVSGFLGELSILAASTLGETALSHVECGVTLRQRKRNATVAGSSPRATRLDRLEQDLGQGPCLTALEIMKPVLLADVARDSRWPEYQKLLKENGCGSVLGVPLALDNNHAAALNFFASEPGVFTDAVVQRAESFAELAGRAVRLALRIADAQNLAEDLSAALEHRTVINLACGVVMAQNRCTQDEAMAVLTRASSHRNRKLRDLAGDILSQVSSGAVTTHFEP, translated from the coding sequence ATGGACACTCCCAGCAGCGACGAACAGTTCGTCAAGCTGCACGACATGATTATCGGCAGCGCCAACGTGAGCGGATTCCTTGGCGAACTCTCCATCCTCGCTGCCTCCACGCTGGGGGAGACAGCCCTTTCCCACGTCGAGTGCGGCGTTACCCTGCGGCAGCGCAAGCGCAATGCCACCGTGGCCGGAAGCAGCCCGCGCGCAACCCGGCTGGACAGGCTCGAGCAGGATCTGGGGCAGGGACCCTGCCTCACAGCCCTGGAGATAATGAAGCCCGTGCTCCTCGCTGACGTGGCAAGAGACTCCCGCTGGCCGGAATACCAGAAGCTTCTGAAGGAAAACGGCTGCGGCAGCGTGCTGGGCGTTCCTCTCGCCCTCGACAATAACCACGCAGCCGCACTCAACTTCTTCGCTTCCGAACCGGGGGTCTTCACCGACGCCGTGGTCCAGCGGGCCGAGAGTTTTGCCGAGCTGGCGGGACGGGCAGTGCGGCTCGCGCTGAGGATCGCTGATGCCCAGAACCTGGCGGAGGACCTCAGCGCCGCCCTGGAACACCGGACTGTCATCAATTTGGCGTGCGGTGTGGTGATGGCCCAAAACAGGTGTACACAGGATGAAGCGATGGCTGTCCTGACCAGGGCTTCCAGCCACCGGAACCGGAAACTGCGCGATCTGGCCGGGGACATCCTGAGCCAGGTCAGCTCGGGCGCTGTCACCACCCATTTCGAGCCCTGA
- a CDS encoding aldo/keto reductase, with the protein MSLSELRLFGRSGTPISPLTLGTMNFGEGTGGPPGAPTGAEESIRIIHSALDAGITSIDTADVYSQGESEQVVGRALRGRRDDVFLATKFHGQMSPNPAHSGNSRRWITQAVEGSLRRLQTDRIDLYQAHRPDYNTDVLETITTLNDLIKQGKILYYGTSVFTPAQLVEAQWVATTNHLIPPLGNQVPYSMLVRANERDVFPIAQQYGLGVLAYGPLAGGWLSGDFVLDSGKAPTRVHSLPGRYDISGPASERKLHAADALARLADKLELPLVDLAIGFALTHPAISSVIIGPRSEEHLAAYLKAADVQLGESVLDAIDDVVPPGTNFVERDAGAIVPSLEFAELRRR; encoded by the coding sequence ATGAGCCTCAGCGAACTGCGGTTGTTCGGGCGGTCAGGCACGCCGATCAGCCCGCTGACCTTGGGCACCATGAACTTCGGCGAGGGAACCGGCGGGCCGCCCGGCGCCCCCACCGGAGCCGAGGAGAGCATCCGGATCATCCACTCCGCGCTGGACGCCGGCATCACCTCCATCGACACTGCCGACGTCTACTCGCAGGGCGAGTCGGAGCAGGTTGTTGGGCGTGCACTGCGCGGCCGCCGGGACGACGTCTTCCTGGCCACCAAGTTCCATGGCCAGATGAGTCCCAATCCTGCCCATTCCGGCAACTCCCGGCGCTGGATCACCCAGGCCGTGGAAGGCAGCCTCCGCCGCCTGCAGACTGACCGGATCGACCTGTACCAGGCGCACCGGCCGGACTACAACACCGATGTCCTGGAGACGATTACCACCCTCAACGACCTGATCAAGCAGGGAAAGATCCTCTACTACGGCACGTCGGTGTTCACGCCCGCGCAGCTGGTGGAGGCCCAATGGGTCGCCACCACCAACCACCTGATTCCGCCCCTCGGCAACCAGGTGCCCTACTCCATGCTGGTACGCGCCAACGAACGCGACGTATTCCCCATCGCCCAGCAATACGGGCTCGGCGTGCTGGCCTATGGTCCGCTGGCCGGCGGCTGGCTGTCAGGCGATTTCGTCCTGGATTCAGGAAAGGCGCCCACCCGGGTCCATTCACTGCCCGGCCGCTACGATATCTCGGGTCCGGCCAGCGAGCGGAAGCTGCACGCGGCGGACGCCCTGGCCCGGCTGGCCGACAAGCTGGAGCTCCCGCTGGTGGACCTCGCCATCGGCTTCGCCCTCACGCACCCGGCCATCAGCAGTGTGATCATCGGGCCGCGCAGCGAGGAGCACCTGGCAGCCTACCTGAAGGCGGCGGACGTCCAGCTCGGTGAGTCGGTGCTGGATGCGATTGACGACGTGGTGCCGCCGGGCACGAACTTTGTGGAGCGGGACGCGGGCGCCATCGTTCCCTCCCTCGAGTTCGCAGAATTACGACGACGGTAG